AACGAGTCTTTAAGGTCGTCGCTAATTCCTGAACAGCTGGTTCATTATGCGCACCATCAATTAAAATCAACGGTGACGCATTCAACCGTTCAAAGCGCCCCGGCCAAATCGTTTGTGCCAAGGCTTGCCGCACGTCGCGTGCTTGGACGGGAAGTGCTTGTTGCTGATGGTACGTCAAGTAAGCTGCGAGCGCAAGTGCCGCATTGTCCACTTGATAATCACCCAGTAACGGGGTCGTCAATGCTTTAAAATGCTGCGCCATACCATTAAAATCAAACCGTTCTTCCCATCCTTGTGGCGGTAACAACCGTGTCGTAAAGTCACGACCCAGGGTTTGCAAGGGCGCCGCTTTTTTAGCAGCCGTCTCAACCATAACAGTCTGCGCTTCTGCGGGTAAGCGGCCCACCATAACTGGCACGCCGGCTTTAATAATTCCTGCTTTCTGCGTCGCAATTGCAGTTAAAGTGTGACCAAGAATCTGCATATGATCGTACCCAATTGTGGTAATGACACTTACTTTAGGCGTGAAGACATTAGTAGAGTCGTACAGACCACCTAGACCCACTTCAACAATGGCAATATCAATCGGTTGCGTCGCAAAATAACAAAACATCATGGCAGTAATAATTTCAAATTCTGTCGGCCCCCCCGTTGGTAACGTCGCATCTAATCTCGCCACCACCGGCTGAATCATTTGAACCAATGCAACCAAATCAGCGTCACTAATCGGCTGACCATCAACACTAATTCGTTCATTGAAACGTGTAATAAATGGCGAGGTAAAGGTTCCCACCGTCAAGCCATCGGCCATAAATAAGTCGCGTAAATTAGCAACGGTCGAGCCTTTACCATTGGTCCCCGCCACATGAATACCATTCACCTTTAACTGTGGATCACCCAGTTCGTGCAAGAATCGACGCATGCGATCTAGCGTCGGCAATTTTTTAAACTTGGTGCGCCCATGAATAAATGCCAACGCCGTTGTATAATCGGTTATCATTCCGCTTAACTCCTTTCAAACTTAGCAAAAAAGGCCCCGCGACACCTTCCAGTGACCCGTAGCCTTTTTCGGTAAACTTTAAGCTTGCGCTTTAATATCAATTAATCGTTGTTTCGTAGCAGCTAACTTAGTCTTATTATCGGCTAACTTAGCTTGTTCACTAGCGACAACAGCCGCTGGTGCATTTGCCACAAATCGTTCGTTGCCTAACTTCTTAGTTGCCCGAGTGACTTCACTTTCAAATCTTGCTTGTTCTTTTTCAAGTTTCGCAATTTCATCATTTAAGTCAACCAGTTCAGCTAATGGCATGTAAACCTCGGCGTCACTAATCACTTGGGTCATGGACAACTTCGGTGCCACCACCGCTGCGCCAATTGACAAGCTCTTCGGATGGGCAAAGCGTTGAATATAATCTTCATTAGTCTTGAAGACCGTCTGTAAACGCGTGCTATCTGTTTTAACCAGAATATCAACTGCTGATGACAACTTGGCGTTAGCTTCAGCTCGAATACTCCGAACCGCGGTAATCAATTCGATCAAAGCGGCCATGTCTGTTTCAGCAGTGGCGTCATCAAATTCGGGATGATCGACTGGATAAGCGGCGACCATGAGAGATTTACCCACGTGTGGCATGGATAACCAGATCTTTTCGGTAACGAATGGCATGATTGGCTGTAGTAAGCGGAGCACTTGATCCAAGACATAAGCCAAAACATTTTGCGTGTTCTGCTTTGCTTGGGCGTCGTCACCCGTTAAGGTGGCCTTACTCATTTCAATGTACCAGTCACAAAAGTCATTCCAGATAAAGTTATATAAGGCCCGACCAGCTTCACCGAAATCAAATTTTTCAAAGGTCGCGGTAACTTGTTTGACCGTCGTATTCAAGCGACTTAAAATCCACTTATCTGCTAAGGTCCAGTCCGCTTTCGCGGGCAAGGTTGGCGCGGTCATATCACCTAAGTTCATGATGACGTAACGGCTCGCATTCCAAATCTTGTTAATGAAGTTCCAAGCTGCATCCATCTTTGTATAACTGAAACGCACATCTTGCCCAGCGGTCGAGCCATTTGATAGGAACCAACGGAGGGCATCCGCACCATACTTTTGAATAACATCCATTGGATCAATCCCATTACCTAAGGATTTACTCATTTTACGTCCTTGTTCATCACGAATTAAGCCATGCAATAAGACGTGTTGGAATGGCCGTTTGCCAGTAAATTCAAGGCTTTGGAACATCATCCGTGAAACCCAGAAGAAGATAATATCGTAACCGGTGACTAAGGTATTCGTTGGGAAGTATCGCTTGAAATCAGCAGCATCTTCATCCGGCCAGCCCATGGTTGAAAATGGCCAGAGTGCACTTGAGAACCAAGTATCGAGCACATCTGGATCTTGTTCCCAGTTTTCAATGTCCTTTGGCGGTTCAACATCTACGTAGGTTTCGCCAGTCTTTTTATTGTACCAAGCAGGAATCTGATGTCCCCACCAAAGTTGCCGTGAGATAACCCAGTCATGGACGTTTTCCATCCATTGATTGAACGTCTCTTCAAAGCGATCGGGCACAAAATCAACTTTATTAGCGGTTTTTTGATTCTTCAACGCTTGTTCAGCTAATGGCTTCATCTTCACAAACCATTGCGTTGATAACCGCGCTTCAACTTGAACCCCAGTCCGTTCAGAATGACCAACACTATGCACAATTGGGTCAATCTTAAGCATTAAGTCTTGGGCTTCCAAATCCTTAACCATCGCCTTACGCGCTTCAAAACGATCCATGCCGACGTATTTACCGGCATTTTCATTCATGGAAGCATCTTCATTCATGGTATTAATCCGCTTTAAATCATGCCGATTCCCCACTTTAAAGTCATTCGGATCATGTGCTGGCGTGATTTTAACCATCCCAGTCCCAAATTCAGGATCAACATAGGCATCCGCAATAATCGGAATTTCACGGTCTGCTAATGGCAAAATAACTTGCTTACCCACAAGTTCCTTGTAGCGTTCATCGCTTGGATTAACCGCGACGGCGGTATCGCCCATCATGGTTTCTGGTCGCGTCGTCGCAATTTCAATATAGTGCTTGCCATTGAACGTATAGTCCTGATCTGCAAAGGGATACTTCACATGGTAAAAGGCCCCTTGGTCATCCTTATGAATAACTTCAATATCCGACAAGGCTGTTCGCGCCTGTGGATCCCAGTTAATGATGTATTCGCCCCGATAAATCAGGCCTTTTTTGTAAAGGGTCACGAAGACTTTTTTAACAGCCGCTGACACGCCTTCATCCATCGTGAAACGTTCACGTGAATAATCTAATGACAAGCCTAGTTTTGACCATTGTTGCTTAATAACACTGGCATATTCATCTTTCCAGTCCCAAACTTGTTGCACAAACTTTTCTCGGCCCAGGTCATAACGACTGATACCCTGTTTGCGTAATTTAGCTTCAACTTTAGCTTGCGTGGCGATCCCAGCATGATCCATCCCCGGCAACCAGAGCGTATCATAGCCTTGCATCCGTTTTTGGCGAATAATAATATCTTGTAACGCCGTATCCCAAGCATGACCTAAATGTAACTTACCTGTGACATTGGGTGGGGGTAAAACGATGGAATAAGGTTGTGCTTTTTTATCGCCCGAAGGCTTGAATAAATCTTCATCGAGCCAAGTCTGATACCGACCCGCTTCCACGGCAGTCGGATCATATTTGGTTGGCATATCAGTCGTAACTTCTTCTGACATATGGAACACGTCCTTTCAATTTTGGGTCAAAAAAAAGACCACTCCTCCTAGAAATACTAGGACGAATGGACTTCGCGGTACCACCTAATTTTGAAGAGCGTAGCCACTGGCGTTCAGCTACCGAGCAACGCCTAACTAATGCAATTACTCGGTGTTTTTCCGAGTGGTTACATTAGTGTAGCGTGCACAGGTCGCTGCCAGTGGCTGCGCGTTTCGACCATTCAGTCAAAACCTCTTCACACTTAAACTTTATTGTTAACGAACGCGTTATCCGTCCGGTCACCCCTACGACTCATTCAGGGCAACAGCTCGCAAGCTACCTTCACCTAAAAACGCCGAAAACTTCCAACTCCCGTTTTCTTTCTGCAGACGTCCTTTTAGGCTACTCTCTTGCTCATTGCTGGCTGACACTATTGTAATGAATTTAATCACTACCGTCAATGGTTATTCAAATTGTTTTAAGGCGTCTAAAGCCGCCACATAGTTTGGTTCATGACTTAAATCAGGCACGATTTCATGATAAACAATCTTCCCGGCCGCATCAGCCACATAGATGGCCCGGGTTAATGTCCCGTTATTTGGCAAGTAAAGGTTGGTTGCATACCCAAAAGAAAGGTCTTCATCTGACACCACGGTCAGATTCTTAACGCCTTCTTTAGCACACCAGCCAGCTTGATCGGCAATCGCGTTATTTGAAATGGCTAAGAAGCGGACCCCTGGATACTGGTCAGCTTGTTGGTTAAACTTCCGCGTTTGGATTGAGCAAACCCGGGTATCAATATCCGGCATCACACTAAACAAAACTGGTTTACCTAATAAATCTTTGGTTTTAAGCTTTTCGTCGTGGGTCGTAAATACTTTAAATTTTGGCAATTGGTCGCCATCGGCTAATGGTTCCCCGACTAAATCTAACGGCTGATCATGAGATAATACTTGCACATCCAACACCCCTTCATAACTTGATTACACTGACACATACTAGTTTCAGTTAGCATAAGTTAAATGTACCGCAAAGTTGCAGGAGTCGCAAATAATAACTTTAGGAATTGATGAATTTTTGATTAATTTTAGCTGAATTTAAGATCTGTTTTTGGGCCCGTTTCGCAAAGGTGGTCGCGACAGTCTGCTGGTTTTGACCTTGAATCAATTGCCACCATTGACCAGCTACCGTTTGACTAGGGGTTCTTAACTGCTCTGCTAAATGAGTCAATAAGGGCTCATAACCAGGCAATTTAAATTGCTGGACCACGGCTTGTAGCATTTGCATCAACCAATGGCCTTCTGTGCTAAACAGCATCGGCGCTAGTGGTGCCGTCAGCGCCGTCTGCTGATTGCGTTGGTCACCAACCGCCACCCAGTCATCAGCTGCTTGCGGCTCATCTAAAATCAACATGGTGATGAGAAACAGCTGTAAGAATTGCACCTGCGATAGCCTAATCCCGGTCACTGCCATGGGATTCAAATCCAAATGCCGGATTTCCAAATACTGAACGCCCGTCCGTTTAACATCAGTAATCCGCTGACCACCACGCAACCGCACTGCGCCATAAAATTCCTGCATGCCACTTAACTTACCTTGATCAACTAATGCCTGTAAGTCACCCCAATAATGATCAAATGATGCGTATGATACTTTAATGGTGGCTTGATTATGATACCCATAATGACTATTACGAATGCTGCGGACCGGTCCTTTGGGGCCAGCATGGGGGTCGAAGAAATGTGACTCACTAATTGGCGTCGCACCGAATAAATAGGTCACAAACCACCGATATCGCAAATAATTGCGTGCCATTTTTAAATACATCGCCGTCTTAAAAGCTGATAAAGTGGCGTAGCCCGTTTGTTGCTGAAATAACCGGTCCATCAAGCGTGGTGAAAACTCATAGTTAAAGTGCACGCCACATAACATTTGTCGGCGCCGACCATATCTCTGCGCTAAATGTTGGCGATAGGCGACGGCTCGGGCATCAGCCAATTGTGCAATAGGAATATCTGCCGATAATACCGGTAACGCCGGTGGCATACTCAACGGCCAAATCAGTTCGTCTGGCGTCAGGGCACGTTGCGTTGTCTGATGTAAGTTCATCAAGCTTGCCATGAGGGCCGTGGGTGACGTTGTGATGGGCGTGACTAACTCTAATTGTGTTTCGGCAAAATCACGGCCAATCCCTAATTCATCGTACAACTCTGTGGGAAATGCCGTCAGCGCCAATCGCCCCGCTGGGATTATCCGCTGCCCTTCCCGTTCAATACCGAATCGGCCAGCTAGTAATGTCGTTGCAGTTGCCTTGGCTCGTAACAACGGTGTCAAGTCCATCTTCGCCACCTCCGTCTCTTACTCAGTTGGAATAATGGCATTAGTTTATCATTTTTCAGACATAACTTTAGTAATATTGTATCGATTAACCAGACTTGGTTCAGCGAACTAAAAAACAGCTTGGTTAACAAGCAATATCGTAATAGACCCCAGTTAGTCCCACTGATTCGTGCTTTGAAAACTAAATTTTGCTAAAAAAACGAGCTCGGGATAATCCCAAGCTCGTTGCTTAACCATTTAAATTTGTGTGGTCACTATGTTCAGAAACAATCTACATTGCCGAAACGTGCTCACCACCACTGCCCCCTAGGCTTAGGGACGTCACGAGCACCATGCTTAGAACCGCATGATACTCGAACCCGGATGGTGTTTTTTTGCCGAAACGTGCTCACCACCACTGCCTCCTGGGCATAGCCTAGTCACGAGCACCATGCTTAGAACCGCATGATACTCGTGACTAGGCTATGCTCGGAAGCAACCCGTGGTGGTGAGCACTCTTGTCTTACAACAATTCCGCAAAAACATCTTCCTG
This genomic window from Lactobacillus sp. CBA3606 contains:
- a CDS encoding folylpolyglutamate synthase/dihydrofolate synthase family protein; amino-acid sequence: MITDYTTALAFIHGRTKFKKLPTLDRMRRFLHELGDPQLKVNGIHVAGTNGKGSTVANLRDLFMADGLTVGTFTSPFITRFNERISVDGQPISDADLVALVQMIQPVVARLDATLPTGGPTEFEIITAMMFCYFATQPIDIAIVEVGLGGLYDSTNVFTPKVSVITTIGYDHMQILGHTLTAIATQKAGIIKAGVPVMVGRLPAEAQTVMVETAAKKAAPLQTLGRDFTTRLLPPQGWEERFDFNGMAQHFKALTTPLLGDYQVDNAALALAAYLTYHQQQALPVQARDVRQALAQTIWPGRFERLNASPLILIDGAHNEPAVQELATTLKTRFKQQTVYVIFAVLADKQHTKMIQTLAQLANVQLVLTQFAGPNTRQVTAPATLEAELPTGYAAPIFADWQSALVHVTSEMSSDDVLLMTGSLYFISAVRAYFKAE
- a CDS encoding valine--tRNA ligase, coding for MSEEVTTDMPTKYDPTAVEAGRYQTWLDEDLFKPSGDKKAQPYSIVLPPPNVTGKLHLGHAWDTALQDIIIRQKRMQGYDTLWLPGMDHAGIATQAKVEAKLRKQGISRYDLGREKFVQQVWDWKDEYASVIKQQWSKLGLSLDYSRERFTMDEGVSAAVKKVFVTLYKKGLIYRGEYIINWDPQARTALSDIEVIHKDDQGAFYHVKYPFADQDYTFNGKHYIEIATTRPETMMGDTAVAVNPSDERYKELVGKQVILPLADREIPIIADAYVDPEFGTGMVKITPAHDPNDFKVGNRHDLKRINTMNEDASMNENAGKYVGMDRFEARKAMVKDLEAQDLMLKIDPIVHSVGHSERTGVQVEARLSTQWFVKMKPLAEQALKNQKTANKVDFVPDRFEETFNQWMENVHDWVISRQLWWGHQIPAWYNKKTGETYVDVEPPKDIENWEQDPDVLDTWFSSALWPFSTMGWPDEDAADFKRYFPTNTLVTGYDIIFFWVSRMMFQSLEFTGKRPFQHVLLHGLIRDEQGRKMSKSLGNGIDPMDVIQKYGADALRWFLSNGSTAGQDVRFSYTKMDAAWNFINKIWNASRYVIMNLGDMTAPTLPAKADWTLADKWILSRLNTTVKQVTATFEKFDFGEAGRALYNFIWNDFCDWYIEMSKATLTGDDAQAKQNTQNVLAYVLDQVLRLLQPIMPFVTEKIWLSMPHVGKSLMVAAYPVDHPEFDDATAETDMAALIELITAVRSIRAEANAKLSSAVDILVKTDSTRLQTVFKTNEDYIQRFAHPKSLSIGAAVVAPKLSMTQVISDAEVYMPLAELVDLNDEIAKLEKEQARFESEVTRATKKLGNERFVANAPAAVVASEQAKLADNKTKLAATKQRLIDIKAQA
- a CDS encoding peroxiredoxin, giving the protein MQVLSHDQPLDLVGEPLADGDQLPKFKVFTTHDEKLKTKDLLGKPVLFSVMPDIDTRVCSIQTRKFNQQADQYPGVRFLAISNNAIADQAGWCAKEGVKNLTVVSDEDLSFGYATNLYLPNNGTLTRAIYVADAAGKIVYHEIVPDLSHEPNYVAALDALKQFE